The following proteins are encoded in a genomic region of Zea mays cultivar B73 chromosome 9, Zm-B73-REFERENCE-NAM-5.0, whole genome shotgun sequence:
- the LOC103638511 gene encoding uncharacterized protein: protein MVQAWESSAPDENKTPEKRFWQSGQSAIAQTISLLLQKAWLFQADNMEGSALPPLSCVNDASVLLEFVMSSVTCMEETESLKVFELVATWADAIANWDSWEEMEDQGVFNTIKEAVNFHQRFDLDGLFLKTHFVRCHSTRYSFCHGSVLIHAGHSSRSKVIL from the exons ATGGTGCAAGCTTGGGAGAGCTCTGCACCAGATGAAAACAAGACACCTGAGAAGAGGTTCTGGCAGTCAGGCCAGTCTGCTATTGCCCAAACAATTTCATTACTGTTACAAAAAGCTTGGTTGTTTCAAGCTGACAATATG GAGGGCTCTGCATTACCACCTCTGTCATGCGTAAACGATGCTTCTGTGTTACTTGAGTTTGTCATGAGTTCTGTCACTTGCATGGAAGAAACTGAAAGTCTGAAGGTCTTTGAGCTGGTAGCTACATGGGCTGACGCTATTGCCAACTGGGACTCTTGGGAGGAGATGGAGGATCAGGGTGTTTTCAACACAATTAAAGAAGCTGTCAATTTTCACCAGAGATTTGACCTCGACGGTCTCTTCCTGAAAACGCACTTTGTGAGATGTCATTCCACTAGGTATTCATTCTGTCATGGTTCTGTTTTAATACACGCAGGTCACTCAAGCAGATCTAAAGTTATTCTTTGA